One region of Mycobacterium riyadhense genomic DNA includes:
- a CDS encoding DUF2563 family protein produces MFVDMGLLRSGAQESHHAGGHAHDGVTRLTRGPQLPTMFGDFAAAAAFHDAVIAAQAHHVRTLDATKEALTSLGDKAAAAATEFADMDERNAALLRVVRCDSNT; encoded by the coding sequence ATGTTCGTCGACATGGGATTACTCCGCTCCGGAGCCCAAGAGTCGCATCACGCCGGTGGTCACGCACATGACGGAGTCACCCGCCTGACGCGCGGGCCGCAACTACCGACAATGTTCGGCGATTTCGCCGCGGCCGCGGCATTTCACGACGCGGTCATTGCAGCACAAGCCCACCATGTGCGAACGTTGGACGCCACCAAGGAAGCGCTTACCTCACTCGGTGACAAGGCGGCAGCCGCCGCAACGGAATTCGCCGATATGGACGAACGTAACGCCGCGTTACTACGGGTGGTGCGGTGCGACTCCAATACATAA